Proteins encoded in a region of the Triplophysa rosa linkage group LG14, Trosa_1v2, whole genome shotgun sequence genome:
- the neu4 gene encoding sialidase-4 isoform X2: MRKGTFHKSYVEWKDMQVLSTARLPGHRSMNPCPVYDDFTGTVFLFFIAVLGHTSESYQLTTGKNVTRLCFVSSSDQGDTWSSVTDLTKTVIGDTIKEWATFAVGPGHGTQLKSGRLIIPAYAYHIDCRNCFGKKCKTSAHSFCFYSDTHGKVWHYGKALVAPESVECQMVSIDEEDGVSVLYCNARSSSGCRVQAISFNKGAVFDDGQLVQKLVEPRNGCQGSVIGFPAPFSPLRQSQHLLEQPTSLGLQRWSPENFLAATWVIYTHPTWSNARRDLGVYLSLLPRDPDSWLGPWVIYDGPSAYSDLAYVDLMSADAPAVTVFACLFENGTRTAYEEISFCMFTLYELINHLPRNEHKTRGLMKRKRIWERCSVS; this comes from the exons ATGCGCAAAGGAACCTTTCACAAAAGCTACGTGGAG TGGAAGGACATGCAGGTGTTGAGCACAGCTCGACTGCCTGGCCACCGTTCAATGAACCCTTGTCCTGTTTATGATGACTTTACCGGCACCgtctttctgtttttcattgctGTTCTGGGTCACACCTCCGAGTCTTACCAGTTAACAACAGGGAAGAACGTGACCCGTCTCTGCTTTGTGTCCAGCAGTGATCAGGGAGACACCTGGAGCTCAGTCACAGACCTTACCAAGACGGTCATAGGGGACACCATCAAAG AGTGGGCCACTTTTGCTGTGGGTCCAGGTCACGGGACGCAGTTAAAATCTGGACGGCTCATAATCCCTGCCTACGCGTACCATATTGACTGCAGAAACTGCTTTGGCAAGAAGTGCAAAACCTCGGCACACTCCTTCTGTTTTTACAGCGACACACATGGAAAGGTTTGGCATTATGGGAAGGCGTTGGTGGCTCCAGAGAGCGTGGAATGTCAAATGGTGTCTATAGATGAAGAAGATGGAGTCAGTGTTCTGTACTGCAATGCTCGGAGCTCGTCGGGTTGCCGGGTACAGGCCATTAGCTTTAACAAGGGTGCTGTTTTTGACGATGGCCAGCTGGTGCAGAAACTAGTGGAGCCCAGGAATGGATGTCAGGGCAGCGTGATTGGGTTTCCAGCTCCCTTCTCTCCGCTTAGGCAATCCCAACATTTACTGGAACAGCCGACATCCCTGGGACTCCAGAGGTGGTCTCCAGAGAACTTCCTCGCAGCAACGTGGGTGATATATACACACCCGACTTGGTCAAATGCCCGGCGTGACCTAGGCGTTTACCTCAGCCTTCTGCCACGGGACCCGGACAGCTGGTTAGGACCCTGGGTCATATACGACGGGCCCAGCGCCTACTCGGACCTGGCGTATGTTGATCTGATGTCTGCCGATGCCCCAGCGGTCACAGTCTTTGCTTGCCTTTTTGAGAATGGCACAAGAACAGCTTACGAAGAGATCTCCTTCTGCATGTTCACACTTTACGAGCTGATCAACCACCTTCCCCGCAATGAGCACAAAACAAGAGGCCTCATGAAAAGGAAGAGAATTTGGGAGCGATGCTCCGTCTCCTGa
- the neu4 gene encoding sialidase-4 isoform X1, translating into MLTVLQVREAMASQYFPARSVLFQKESSGVTYRIPALIYLPRCRCFLAFCEERLTPADNQAHLLAMRKGTFHKSYVEWKDMQVLSTARLPGHRSMNPCPVYDDFTGTVFLFFIAVLGHTSESYQLTTGKNVTRLCFVSSSDQGDTWSSVTDLTKTVIGDTIKEWATFAVGPGHGTQLKSGRLIIPAYAYHIDCRNCFGKKCKTSAHSFCFYSDTHGKVWHYGKALVAPESVECQMVSIDEEDGVSVLYCNARSSSGCRVQAISFNKGAVFDDGQLVQKLVEPRNGCQGSVIGFPAPFSPLRQSQHLLEQPTSLGLQRWSPENFLAATWVIYTHPTWSNARRDLGVYLSLLPRDPDSWLGPWVIYDGPSAYSDLAYVDLMSADAPAVTVFACLFENGTRTAYEEISFCMFTLYELINHLPRNEHKTRGLMKRKRIWERCSVS; encoded by the exons ATGTTGACTGTTCTTCAGGTACGTGAAGCTATGGCCTCTCAATATTTCCCAGCACGCTCTGTGCTTTTCCAAAAGGAGTCCAGTGGAGTGACGTATCGTATTCCAGCTTTGATCTACCTGCCTCGCTGCCGATGTTTTCTGGCCTTCTGCGAAGAGCGACTGACTCCTGCAGACAATCAAGCGCATCTGCTGGCCATGCGCAAAGGAACCTTTCACAAAAGCTACGTGGAG TGGAAGGACATGCAGGTGTTGAGCACAGCTCGACTGCCTGGCCACCGTTCAATGAACCCTTGTCCTGTTTATGATGACTTTACCGGCACCgtctttctgtttttcattgctGTTCTGGGTCACACCTCCGAGTCTTACCAGTTAACAACAGGGAAGAACGTGACCCGTCTCTGCTTTGTGTCCAGCAGTGATCAGGGAGACACCTGGAGCTCAGTCACAGACCTTACCAAGACGGTCATAGGGGACACCATCAAAG AGTGGGCCACTTTTGCTGTGGGTCCAGGTCACGGGACGCAGTTAAAATCTGGACGGCTCATAATCCCTGCCTACGCGTACCATATTGACTGCAGAAACTGCTTTGGCAAGAAGTGCAAAACCTCGGCACACTCCTTCTGTTTTTACAGCGACACACATGGAAAGGTTTGGCATTATGGGAAGGCGTTGGTGGCTCCAGAGAGCGTGGAATGTCAAATGGTGTCTATAGATGAAGAAGATGGAGTCAGTGTTCTGTACTGCAATGCTCGGAGCTCGTCGGGTTGCCGGGTACAGGCCATTAGCTTTAACAAGGGTGCTGTTTTTGACGATGGCCAGCTGGTGCAGAAACTAGTGGAGCCCAGGAATGGATGTCAGGGCAGCGTGATTGGGTTTCCAGCTCCCTTCTCTCCGCTTAGGCAATCCCAACATTTACTGGAACAGCCGACATCCCTGGGACTCCAGAGGTGGTCTCCAGAGAACTTCCTCGCAGCAACGTGGGTGATATATACACACCCGACTTGGTCAAATGCCCGGCGTGACCTAGGCGTTTACCTCAGCCTTCTGCCACGGGACCCGGACAGCTGGTTAGGACCCTGGGTCATATACGACGGGCCCAGCGCCTACTCGGACCTGGCGTATGTTGATCTGATGTCTGCCGATGCCCCAGCGGTCACAGTCTTTGCTTGCCTTTTTGAGAATGGCACAAGAACAGCTTACGAAGAGATCTCCTTCTGCATGTTCACACTTTACGAGCTGATCAACCACCTTCCCCGCAATGAGCACAAAACAAGAGGCCTCATGAAAAGGAAGAGAATTTGGGAGCGATGCTCCGTCTCCTGa